A genomic window from Triticum urartu cultivar G1812 chromosome 7, Tu2.1, whole genome shotgun sequence includes:
- the LOC125521626 gene encoding ribosomal RNA small subunit methyltransferase-like: MAGGKIQKKRHGGGGGGGGARLQGGIPFEKSKGQHILRNPALVDSIIAKAGLKPTDTVLEIGPGTGNLTKRLLESGVKAVVAVELDPRMVLELSRRFQGHPLSSRLKVIQGDVLKCDLPYFDICVANIPYQISSPLTFKLLSHRPIFRCAVIMFQREFAMRLVAQPGDTLYCRLSVNVQLLSRVSHLLKVGRNNFRPPPKVDSSVVRIEPRKPLPPVSFKEWDGLVRICFNRKNKTLGSLFKQKRVLELLEKNYKTMQSLQLAQESEMGEEKMSPDDVAVLANMVEDLSVETNDEKEDDDMEMDDADAADGRASFKEKIMGILQQGDFAEKRSSKLSQVDFLYLLSLFNKAGIHFS, translated from the exons ATGGCCGGCGGCAAGATCCAGAAGAAGCGccacggcggcggtggcggcggcggcggcgcgcggctgCAGGGCGGGATCCCGTTCGAGAAGTCCAAGGGCCAGCACATCCTGCGGAACCCGGCGCTCGTGGACTCCATCATCGCCAAGGCCGGCCTCAAGCCCACCGACACCGTCCTCGAGATCGGGCCCGGAACGGGAAATCTCACCAAGCGGCTGCTCGAGTCCGGCGTCAAGGCCGTTGTCGCCGTCGAGCTCGACCCGCGGATGGTTCTCGAGCTGAGCCGCCGGTTCCAGGGCCACCCCCTGTCCTCACGCCTCAAG GTTATCCAAGGGGATGTTCTGAAATGTGATCTTCCATACTTTGATATCTGCGTGGCAAACATCCCGTACCAGATATCATCCCCCCTTACATTCAAGCTTCTGTCACACCGTCCGATCTTCAGGTGTGCTGTGATCATGTTTCAACGTGAATTTGCCATGAGACTTGTAGCACAGCCTGGAGACACTCTGTACTGCCGTCTGTCAGTGAACGTGCAGCTCTTATCTCGCGTGTCACATCTGCTGAAGGTTGGGCGGAATAACTTCAGGCCTCCACCCAAGGTAGATTCTTCAGTTGTGCGCATTGAGCCAAGGAAGCCCCTCCCTCCCGTCAGCTTCAAAGAGTGGGATGGGCTCGTGAGGATTTGTTTCAATCGGAAAAACAAAACCCTGGGCTCCCTTTTCAAGCAGAAGCGCGTTCTTGAGTTGCTAGAGAAGAATTACAAGACAATGCAATCTCTCCAACTTGCCCAAGAATCTGAAATGGGCGAGGagaagatgtcacctgatgatgttgcaGTGCTGGCCAATATGGTCGAGGACCTGAGCGTGGAGACCAATGACGAGAAAGAGGACGACGACATGGAAATGGATGACGCTGATGCGGCAGACGGCCGTGCTAGCTTCAAAGAAAAGATTATGGGTATATTGCAGCAGGGTGATTTTGCAGAGAAGAGGTCTTCCAAGCTGAGCCAAGTTGATTTCCTGTACCTGCTGTCTCTCTTCAACAAAGCAGGTATACATTTTTCGTGA